In Carya illinoinensis cultivar Pawnee chromosome 16, C.illinoinensisPawnee_v1, whole genome shotgun sequence, a single window of DNA contains:
- the LOC122298921 gene encoding uncharacterized protein LOC122298921 — translation MKDFRDVLDDCELRDLGYFGPPFTWCNKREPACSISEGLDRVLSNHRWGLYYPMARVQHGVAAYSDHLPIILRTNEVQVQGRSKRPYRFEAMWVDSPNCKTIIENVWYEEQAADGCSAVMRKIKGCGEKLTSWNKSKFGHVRQGLEKARSKLKWLQSTDPCFQRRDEHSKARADMQVWMEREEIMWRQRSKSLWLKEGDSNTRFFHNKATQRRKKNWIEGLRGENGV, via the coding sequence atgaaggattttaggGATGTTTTGGATGATTGTGAACTACGAGACCTTGGTTATTTTGGCCCTCCTTTCACTTGGTGTAATAAAAGAGAACCAGCCTGTAGTATTAGTGAGGGGTTGGATAGAGTCCTCTCTAATCATAGATGGGGATTGTATTATCCTATGGCTCGAGTCCAACATGGAGTTGCTGCATACTCAGATCACTTGCCTATTATTCTTAGAACTAATGAGGTACAGGTACAAGGAAGAAGTAAGAGACCTTATAGGTTTGAGGCAATGTGGGTGGATTCACCTAATTGTAAGACTATTATAGAGAATGTCTGGTATGAGGAACAAGCTGCTGATGGCTGCAGTGCAGTGATGAGAAAGATCAAAGGCTGTGGAGAAAAGCTTACTTCCTGGAACAAGTCTAAGTTTGGGCATGTGAGGCAAGGTTTAGAGAAAGCTAGATCCAAATTGAAGTGGTTGCAGTCTACTGATCCCTGTTTTCAAAGAAGAGATGAACATAGCAAGGCACGAGCAGACATGCAAGTTTGGATGGAAAGAGAGGAAATCATGTGGAGACAAAGATCGAAATCCTTATGGCTAAAAGAAGGGGATTCAAATACCAGGTTTTTTCACAATAAGGCTACtcaaaggaggaagaaaaactGGATAGAGGGACTAAGGGGGGAGAATGGAGTTTGA
- the LOC122298442 gene encoding AAA-ATPase ASD, mitochondrial-like has protein sequence MASARERLAQLASITTSLMVAWAMFQRSFLHGLPSFILDYPQILPSFIYPYIEIRFNEFSAEHLVLRSEAYSAIDNYLSSIKSFMHTKRLKADIVQNSQSLSLSMDDGEEIADEFEGFKIWWPSGKIRNPSPPISLSFRPTSEDKRYYKLTFHKRHRDLVLGPYLNGVLKEGKAIKLRNRSRKLYTNAGPYWSPVVFEHPATFQTIAMNPKKKKEIIDDLIAFSKAEDFYASVGRAWKRGYLLYGPPGTGKSTMIAAMANLLGYDIYDLELTAVKDNTELRNLLIEISSKSIIVIEDIDCSLDLTGQRRKKNEKVEAGKDSISRQKLAKDEMDTRASSQVTLSGLLNFIDGIWSACGGERLIVFTTNYVENLDPALIRKGRMDVHVELPYCRFDAFKVLAKNYLNLESHTLFPKISVLLEETNMTPAEVADHLMANAVLGDATFSLQSLIHALETAKEEARLRGAEGDQARKIQQLVEE, from the coding sequence ATGGCATCTGCACGAGAGAGGTTGGCTCAGCTAGCATCCATAACTACCAGTCTGATGGTTGCGTGGGCTATGTTTCAGCGATCCTTTCTTCATGGGCTGCCAAGCTTCATCTTGGACTATCCTCAAATATTGCCAAGTTTCATTTACCCTTACATCGAAATCAGGTTCAACGAGTTCAGCGCAGAGCATCTCGTATTGCGGAGCGAAGCTTACTCTGCCATTGACAACTACCTTAGCTCCATTAAGTCCTTTATGCACACAAAGCGGCTGAAGGCGGACATAGTTCAGAACAGCCAGTCTCTTAGTCTTAGCATGGATGACGGCGAAGAGATTGCTGATGAGTTTGAAGGGTTTAAAATATGGTGGCCTTCTGGGAAAATTAGAAATCCCAGTCCACCAATATCACTGTCTTTTCGCCCAACATCGGAGGACAAGAGATACTACAAACTCACTTTCCATAAACGACATCGTGATCTCGTTCTCGGGCCGTACCTGAATGGCGTCCTGAAGGAGGGTAAGGCGATTAAGCTGAGAAACCGATCACGAAAGCTTTACACCAACGCAGGGCCGTACTGGAGCCCCGTGGTGTTTGAGCACCCGGCTACGTTTCAGACAATAGCAATGAatccaaagaagaagaaagaaattatcGACGACCTCATCGCATTCAGCAAAGCGGAAGACTTCTATGCAAGCGTTGGGAGGGCTTGGAAGAGAGGGTACCTACTTTACGGTCCTCCAGGAACCGGCAAGTCTACCATGATTGCTGCCATGGCCAATCTTCTAGGCTACGATATTTATGACCTTGAATTGACTGCGGTGAAGGATAACACCGAGCTGAGGAACTTGTTAATTGAAATTTCAAGCAAGTCTATTATTGTGATTGAGGACATTGATTGTTCCCTTGATCTCACTGGtcaaaggaggaagaaaaatgagaaagtgGAGGCAGGAAAGGATTCGATTTCGAGGCAAAAGCTAGCAAAGGACGAAATGGATACCAGAGCCTCCAGTCAGGTTACTCTTTCTGGGCTCCTAAATTTTATTGACGGTATTTGGTCAGCTTGTGGTGGGGAAAGGCTGATTGTGTTCACGACAAATTACGTAGAGAATTTGGATCCAGCTCTGATTCGAAAGGGACGGATGGATGTGCACGTAGAGTTGCCGTATTGCAGGTTTGACGCGTTCAAGGTGCTGGCTAAGAACTATCTTAATCTTGAATCTCATACCTTGTTTCCCAAAATCAGTGTGCTGTTGGAAGAAACAAATATGACTCCAGCTGAGGTTGCGGATCATTTGATGGCCAATGCGGTTTTAGGAGACGCGACATTTAGTTTGCAGAGTTTGATCCATGCTCTTGAAACGGCAAAAGAAGAAGCGAGATTGAGAGGCGCTGAGGGAGATCAAGCAAGAAAGATCCAACAGTTAGTTGAAGAGTAG